One Natrinema marinum genomic window carries:
- a CDS encoding ribbon-helix-helix domain-containing protein produces MTESRTPPTDPTPEHNRSRLEDGPTLDRVTFRATDEQLAAIESLVDDDLYRNRSEAIRAGLQRLLEYHTETDDDRDER; encoded by the coding sequence ATGACGGAGAGCCGAACCCCACCCACGGACCCCACGCCAGAGCACAATCGCTCTCGACTCGAGGACGGCCCCACCCTCGATCGGGTGACCTTCCGGGCGACCGACGAACAGCTCGCGGCGATCGAATCGCTCGTCGACGACGATCTCTATCGGAATCGAAGCGAGGCGATCAGAGCCGGGCTGCAGCGGTTGCTCGAGTACCACACCGAGACCGACGACGATCGTGACGAGCGATAA
- a CDS encoding MBL fold metallo-hydrolase codes for MRVSYQHANVRSGNESTLLRFTTDDGTRACILVDSGDDVDLDSLLGPDEYLNAILLTHAHIDHYRTLARNVRHNAPIYTSPATATVLKRALPEARKDNDLGDISAALDALEPIDDWTSILPNLDVRPVPAGHTPGGAGFLVRFRETETTGELLNGEHHLLATGDFTERPCAGYPGLETTYPFDIDAVLLNASTEDAYPSALDESVRTVLERAYAGSRVVVATSSLTGVHYATLLGHAAAALDRDLPITLVGQAAKLYDGLGLDDPGIETRDVFDRPGEVLEQGRVTIGGPETPTRGSASRLLEAVADDPAAVFVQLATGDSVAVSNVRCTTRCVELRNHPSIETIDDTVRDLAPTQVVIKHAMGETLNRFQRRFDRCFTWGTNDDEIHRLYEGGEWLAPDWIAETTATKIRTRQWKAMKNRSFDAAGAVPTVRRDSVNLAAEGLDLEALEDAFARSSADPYEASTAEDEPATAGTAVGVEGEPTTDGTTADAEVKEADDRSLEAELLDRLAAIESKLEQPDGETVRARVLTDGDGEQVLRLVDTADLDAGETVEITISTGSS; via the coding sequence ATGCGTGTGTCCTATCAACACGCCAACGTTCGGAGCGGGAACGAGTCCACGCTCCTCCGATTCACGACCGACGATGGGACACGGGCGTGCATCCTCGTCGACTCCGGCGACGACGTCGATCTGGACTCGCTGCTTGGACCCGACGAGTATCTGAACGCGATCCTCCTGACACACGCACACATCGATCACTACCGGACGCTGGCGAGAAACGTTCGGCACAACGCCCCGATCTACACCTCGCCCGCGACGGCGACCGTCCTCAAGCGGGCGCTCCCGGAGGCGCGAAAGGACAACGATCTGGGCGATATCTCGGCCGCGCTCGACGCGCTCGAGCCCATCGACGACTGGACGTCGATCCTTCCCAACCTCGACGTTCGGCCCGTCCCCGCGGGCCACACGCCCGGTGGGGCAGGGTTTCTCGTCCGATTCCGGGAGACGGAGACGACCGGCGAACTCCTGAACGGCGAGCACCATCTCCTGGCGACGGGCGATTTCACCGAGCGCCCCTGTGCGGGCTATCCCGGGCTGGAGACGACTTACCCGTTCGACATCGACGCCGTCCTGTTGAACGCCTCGACCGAGGACGCCTATCCGAGCGCGCTCGACGAATCGGTGCGGACGGTCCTCGAGCGCGCCTACGCCGGCTCCCGGGTCGTCGTCGCGACGAGTTCGCTGACCGGCGTTCACTACGCGACGCTGCTGGGCCACGCGGCGGCGGCGCTCGACCGCGACCTCCCGATCACGCTCGTTGGCCAGGCCGCCAAGCTGTACGACGGACTCGGGCTCGACGACCCCGGGATCGAGACGCGGGACGTGTTCGACCGGCCCGGCGAGGTACTCGAGCAGGGCCGAGTCACGATCGGCGGGCCGGAGACGCCGACGCGGGGAAGCGCGTCTCGACTGCTCGAGGCGGTCGCGGACGACCCCGCCGCCGTGTTCGTCCAGCTCGCGACGGGCGACAGCGTGGCGGTGTCGAACGTGCGGTGTACGACGCGCTGTGTCGAACTGCGGAATCACCCGTCGATCGAGACGATCGATGACACCGTCCGCGACCTCGCGCCGACGCAGGTCGTGATCAAACACGCGATGGGAGAGACGTTAAATCGGTTCCAGCGCCGCTTCGACCGCTGTTTCACGTGGGGGACGAACGACGACGAGATCCACCGACTCTACGAGGGCGGCGAGTGGCTGGCCCCCGACTGGATCGCGGAGACGACGGCGACGAAGATCCGCACGCGACAGTGGAAAGCGATGAAAAACCGCTCGTTCGATGCGGCCGGAGCAGTTCCGACCGTCCGACGGGACTCGGTCAACCTCGCTGCGGAGGGGCTCGATCTCGAGGCGCTCGAGGACGCCTTCGCTCGATCGTCGGCGGATCCCTACGAAGCGTCGACCGCCGAGGACGAGCCGGCGACTGCGGGGACGGCGGTCGGCGTCGAAGGCGAGCCGACGACTGACGGGACGACGGCCGACGCCGAGGTGAAGGAGGCGGACGACCGGTCGCTCGAGGCGGAACTTCTCGACCGGCTTGCGGCGATCGAATCGAAACTCGAGCAGCCCGACGGGGAGACCGTCCGGGCTCGCGTCCTCACCGACGGCGACGGCGAGCAGGTCCTGCGACTCGTCGACACGGCGGATCTCGACGCGGGCGAGACCGTCGAGATCACGATTTCGACCGGCTCGTCGTAG